In a genomic window of Zingiber officinale cultivar Zhangliang chromosome 9B, Zo_v1.1, whole genome shotgun sequence:
- the LOC122025342 gene encoding protein MICRORCHIDIA 1-like isoform X3, which yields MKYAQESRLLLGMVLSAQESSDFDRARVHPKFLHTNATSHKWAFGAIAELLDNSVDEIQNGATFVKVDKVSNSKDNSPMLLFQDDGGGMDPEGIRRCMSLGFSTKRSKTTIGQYGNGFKTSTMRLGADAIVFSRANRGGNVTLCIGLLSYTFLRRTMKDDIIVPMLDFHIVNGQKTPIILSSQDEWDSSLKAILDWSPFSSMEELLLQFEDMGLHGTKVVVYNLWMNDDGLLELDFDDDDQDILLRDQAYSGGFTRANKEVVHCHVSSRLKYSLRAYASILYMRKFSNFHIILRGKPVEQVSIADELKFIKTITYKPQVGMDGESVSVRITIGFAKEAPVLGIFGVNVYHKNRLIMPYWKVVQEGSSRGRCVVGIFEANFIEPAHDKQDFERTPLFIRLESKLRQIILEYWKYNCHLIGYQSIDITTEKRKLKESEKHSDRHASKVQLKVPTPIGVACTDGSHLQPTGQTHAQSHDTMPISGEDDDDIEIIDVQDPSLIKKITEENIQLFMRREELQQTTNQLRRTVEELEHELAEVKKKCSQLAADLQIRGGKQHILGTNQS from the exons ATGAAGTACGCTCAGGAGTCTCGCCTTCTGCTCGGCATGGTTCTTT CCGCGCAGGAGTCATCTGATTTTGATCGAGCGCGCGTGCATCCAAAATTTTTGCACACCAACGCTACTTCGCACAAGTGGGCTTTTGGTG CTATAGCTGAACTCCTCGATAATTCGGTTGATGAG ATTCAAAATGGTGCAACCTTTGTGAAGGTTGATAAGGTCAGCAACTCAAAAGATAACAGTCCTATGTTACTTTTTCAAG ATGATGGAGGGGGTATGGACCCTGAAGGTATACGACGATGCATGAGCCTTGGTTTTTCAACAAAGAGGTCAAAGACGACCATTGGCCAGT ATGGAAATGGCTTCAAAACGAGTACCATGAGATTAGGTGCTGATGCAATTGTATTTAGTCGTGCTAACCGCGGAGG CAATGTAACATTGTGCATTGGCCTGCTGTCGTATACATTCTTGAGAAGAACAATGAAAGATGACATTATTGTTCCCATG CTTGATTTCCACATAGTGAATGGTCAGAAAACACCAATAATCTTGAGTTCACAAGATGAATGGGATAGTAGCTTGAAAGCCATCCTTGATTGGTCCCCCTTTTCTTCAATGGAGGAACTTTTGCTACAG TTTGAAGATATGGGGCTGCATGGAACCAAAGTAGTGGTTTATAACTTGTGGATGAATGATGATGGACTCCTGGAATTGGactttgatgatgatgatcaG GATATATTACTGAGAGATCAAGCTTACAGTGGAGGCTTTACAAGAGCTAACAAAGAGGTTGTCCATTGCCATGTCTCTTCTAGGCTTAAATATTCTCTGCGG GCTTATGCTTCCATTCTCTATATGCGGAAATTCTCAAATTTTCATATTATCCTAAGAGGCAAACCCGTTGAGCAAGTTAGTATTGCAGATGAGTTGAAATTTATAAAAACAATTACATATAAACCCCAAGTGGGTATGGATGGAGAAAGt GTGTCTGTGAGGATTACAATTGGCTTTGCAAAGGAGGCTCCTGTTTTAGGAATTTTTGGTGTTAATGTGTACCATAAGAACCGTCTTATTATG CCATACTGGAAAGTTGTTCAGGAAGGTTCAAGCCGTGGGAGGTGTGTTGTTG GAATTTTTGAGGCCAACTTCATCGAACCTGCCCATGATAAGCAGGATTTTGAAAGGACACCCTTGTTCATTCGCCTAGAGTCAAAGCTTAGACAAATAATTCTTGAATATTG GAAATATAATTGTCATTTGATTggttatcaatcgattgatataactACAGAGAAACGAAAACTGAAGGAATCTGAGAAGCACTCTGACAGGCATGCATCAAAAGTACAACTCAAAGTGCCTACACCAATTGGAGTTGCATGTACTGACG GTTCACATTTACAACCCACTGGTCAGACACATGCTCAATCTCATGACACCATGCCCATATCAGGAGAG gATGATGACGATATCGAAATTATTGATGTCCAGGATCcaagtttgataaaaaaaatcactgAAGAGAATATACAGCTTTTCATGAG GCGCGAAGAACTACAGCAAACAACCAATCAGTTGAGGAGAACT GTCGAGGAATTGGAGCATGAACTAGCGGAAGTGAAAAAGAAGTGTTCTCAGCTTGCTGCTGATTTGCAGATCAGAGGGGGGAAGCAGCATATCCTAGGAACGAACCAATCTTAA
- the LOC122025342 gene encoding protein MICRORCHIDIA 1-like isoform X7, whose translation MLLFQDDGGGMDPEGIRRCMSLGFSTKRSKTTIGQYGNGFKTSTMRLGADAIVFSRANRGGNVTLCIGLLSYTFLRRTMKDDIIVPMLDFHIVNGQKTPIILSSQDEWDSSLKAILDWSPFSSMEELLLQFEDMGLHGTKVVVYNLWMNDDGLLELDFDDDDQDILLRDQAYSGGFTRANKEVVHCHVSSRLKYSLRAYASILYMRKFSNFHIILRGKPVEQVSIADELKFIKTITYKPQVGMDGESVSVRITIGFAKEAPVLGIFGVNVYHKNRLIMPYWKVVQEGSSRGRCVVGIFEANFIEPAHDKQDFERTPLFIRLESKLRQIILEYWKYNCHLIGYQSIDITTEKRKLKESEKHSDRHASKVQLKVPTPIGVACTDGSHLQPTGQTHAQSHDTMPISGEDDDDIEIIDVQDPSLIKKITEENIQLFMRREELQQTTNQLRRTVEELEHELAEVKKKCSQLAADLQIRGGKQHILGTNQS comes from the exons ATGTTACTTTTTCAAG ATGATGGAGGGGGTATGGACCCTGAAGGTATACGACGATGCATGAGCCTTGGTTTTTCAACAAAGAGGTCAAAGACGACCATTGGCCAGT ATGGAAATGGCTTCAAAACGAGTACCATGAGATTAGGTGCTGATGCAATTGTATTTAGTCGTGCTAACCGCGGAGG CAATGTAACATTGTGCATTGGCCTGCTGTCGTATACATTCTTGAGAAGAACAATGAAAGATGACATTATTGTTCCCATG CTTGATTTCCACATAGTGAATGGTCAGAAAACACCAATAATCTTGAGTTCACAAGATGAATGGGATAGTAGCTTGAAAGCCATCCTTGATTGGTCCCCCTTTTCTTCAATGGAGGAACTTTTGCTACAG TTTGAAGATATGGGGCTGCATGGAACCAAAGTAGTGGTTTATAACTTGTGGATGAATGATGATGGACTCCTGGAATTGGactttgatgatgatgatcaG GATATATTACTGAGAGATCAAGCTTACAGTGGAGGCTTTACAAGAGCTAACAAAGAGGTTGTCCATTGCCATGTCTCTTCTAGGCTTAAATATTCTCTGCGG GCTTATGCTTCCATTCTCTATATGCGGAAATTCTCAAATTTTCATATTATCCTAAGAGGCAAACCCGTTGAGCAAGTTAGTATTGCAGATGAGTTGAAATTTATAAAAACAATTACATATAAACCCCAAGTGGGTATGGATGGAGAAAGt GTGTCTGTGAGGATTACAATTGGCTTTGCAAAGGAGGCTCCTGTTTTAGGAATTTTTGGTGTTAATGTGTACCATAAGAACCGTCTTATTATG CCATACTGGAAAGTTGTTCAGGAAGGTTCAAGCCGTGGGAGGTGTGTTGTTG GAATTTTTGAGGCCAACTTCATCGAACCTGCCCATGATAAGCAGGATTTTGAAAGGACACCCTTGTTCATTCGCCTAGAGTCAAAGCTTAGACAAATAATTCTTGAATATTG GAAATATAATTGTCATTTGATTggttatcaatcgattgatataactACAGAGAAACGAAAACTGAAGGAATCTGAGAAGCACTCTGACAGGCATGCATCAAAAGTACAACTCAAAGTGCCTACACCAATTGGAGTTGCATGTACTGACG GTTCACATTTACAACCCACTGGTCAGACACATGCTCAATCTCATGACACCATGCCCATATCAGGAGAG gATGATGACGATATCGAAATTATTGATGTCCAGGATCcaagtttgataaaaaaaatcactgAAGAGAATATACAGCTTTTCATGAG GCGCGAAGAACTACAGCAAACAACCAATCAGTTGAGGAGAACT GTCGAGGAATTGGAGCATGAACTAGCGGAAGTGAAAAAGAAGTGTTCTCAGCTTGCTGCTGATTTGCAGATCAGAGGGGGGAAGCAGCATATCCTAGGAACGAACCAATCTTAA
- the LOC122025342 gene encoding protein MICRORCHIDIA 1-like isoform X1: protein MPPTESPGDDMVVLGSPADGGVNRVRSLVAPEGDEAQKGRRVLECRNFWRAGAYEVRSGVSPSARHAAQESSDFDRARVHPKFLHTNATSHKWAFGAIAELLDNSVDEIQNGATFVKVDKVSNSKDNSPMLLFQDDGGGMDPEGIRRCMSLGFSTKRSKTTIGQYGNGFKTSTMRLGADAIVFSRANRGGNVTLCIGLLSYTFLRRTMKDDIIVPMLDFHIVNGQKTPIILSSQDEWDSSLKAILDWSPFSSMEELLLQFEDMGLHGTKVVVYNLWMNDDGLLELDFDDDDQDILLRDQAYSGGFTRANKEVVHCHVSSRLKYSLRAYASILYMRKFSNFHIILRGKPVEQVSIADELKFIKTITYKPQVGMDGESVSVRITIGFAKEAPVLGIFGVNVYHKNRLIMPYWKVVQEGSSRGRCVVGIFEANFIEPAHDKQDFERTPLFIRLESKLRQIILEYWKYNCHLIGYQSIDITTEKRKLKESEKHSDRHASKVQLKVPTPIGVACTDGSHLQPTGQTHAQSHDTMPISGEDDDDIEIIDVQDPSLIKKITEENIQLFMRREELQQTTNQLRRTVEELEHELAEVKKKCSQLAADLQIRGGKQHILGTNQS from the exons ATGCCGCCGACCGAATCTCCTGGCGACGATATGGTGGTCCTTGGGTCGCCAGCTGATGGCGGCGTCAATCGGGTACGTTCCTTAGTGGCCCCCGAGGGAGACGAAGCGCAGAAGGGGCGCCGCGTTCTCGAATGTCGCAACTTTTGGAGAGCAGGGGCGTATGAAGTACGCTCAGGAGTCTCGCCTTCTGCTCGGCATG CCGCGCAGGAGTCATCTGATTTTGATCGAGCGCGCGTGCATCCAAAATTTTTGCACACCAACGCTACTTCGCACAAGTGGGCTTTTGGTG CTATAGCTGAACTCCTCGATAATTCGGTTGATGAG ATTCAAAATGGTGCAACCTTTGTGAAGGTTGATAAGGTCAGCAACTCAAAAGATAACAGTCCTATGTTACTTTTTCAAG ATGATGGAGGGGGTATGGACCCTGAAGGTATACGACGATGCATGAGCCTTGGTTTTTCAACAAAGAGGTCAAAGACGACCATTGGCCAGT ATGGAAATGGCTTCAAAACGAGTACCATGAGATTAGGTGCTGATGCAATTGTATTTAGTCGTGCTAACCGCGGAGG CAATGTAACATTGTGCATTGGCCTGCTGTCGTATACATTCTTGAGAAGAACAATGAAAGATGACATTATTGTTCCCATG CTTGATTTCCACATAGTGAATGGTCAGAAAACACCAATAATCTTGAGTTCACAAGATGAATGGGATAGTAGCTTGAAAGCCATCCTTGATTGGTCCCCCTTTTCTTCAATGGAGGAACTTTTGCTACAG TTTGAAGATATGGGGCTGCATGGAACCAAAGTAGTGGTTTATAACTTGTGGATGAATGATGATGGACTCCTGGAATTGGactttgatgatgatgatcaG GATATATTACTGAGAGATCAAGCTTACAGTGGAGGCTTTACAAGAGCTAACAAAGAGGTTGTCCATTGCCATGTCTCTTCTAGGCTTAAATATTCTCTGCGG GCTTATGCTTCCATTCTCTATATGCGGAAATTCTCAAATTTTCATATTATCCTAAGAGGCAAACCCGTTGAGCAAGTTAGTATTGCAGATGAGTTGAAATTTATAAAAACAATTACATATAAACCCCAAGTGGGTATGGATGGAGAAAGt GTGTCTGTGAGGATTACAATTGGCTTTGCAAAGGAGGCTCCTGTTTTAGGAATTTTTGGTGTTAATGTGTACCATAAGAACCGTCTTATTATG CCATACTGGAAAGTTGTTCAGGAAGGTTCAAGCCGTGGGAGGTGTGTTGTTG GAATTTTTGAGGCCAACTTCATCGAACCTGCCCATGATAAGCAGGATTTTGAAAGGACACCCTTGTTCATTCGCCTAGAGTCAAAGCTTAGACAAATAATTCTTGAATATTG GAAATATAATTGTCATTTGATTggttatcaatcgattgatataactACAGAGAAACGAAAACTGAAGGAATCTGAGAAGCACTCTGACAGGCATGCATCAAAAGTACAACTCAAAGTGCCTACACCAATTGGAGTTGCATGTACTGACG GTTCACATTTACAACCCACTGGTCAGACACATGCTCAATCTCATGACACCATGCCCATATCAGGAGAG gATGATGACGATATCGAAATTATTGATGTCCAGGATCcaagtttgataaaaaaaatcactgAAGAGAATATACAGCTTTTCATGAG GCGCGAAGAACTACAGCAAACAACCAATCAGTTGAGGAGAACT GTCGAGGAATTGGAGCATGAACTAGCGGAAGTGAAAAAGAAGTGTTCTCAGCTTGCTGCTGATTTGCAGATCAGAGGGGGGAAGCAGCATATCCTAGGAACGAACCAATCTTAA
- the LOC122025342 gene encoding protein MICRORCHIDIA 1-like isoform X2 yields MPPTESPGDDMVVLGSPADGGVNRVRSLVAPEGDEAQKGRRVLECRNFWRAGAYEVRSGVSPSARHAAQESSDFDRARVHPKFLHTNATSHKWAFGAIAELLDNSVDEIQNGATFVKVDKVSNSKDNSPMLLFQDDGGGMDPEGIRRCMSLGFSTKRSKTTIGQYGNGFKTSTMRLGADAIVFSRANRGGNVTLCIGLLSYTFLRRTMKDDIIVPMLDFHIVNGQKTPIILSSQDEWDSSLKAILDWSPFSSMEELLLQFEDMGLHGTKVVVYNLWMNDDGLLELDFDDDDQDILLRDQAYSGGFTRANKEVVHCHVSSRLKYSLRAYASILYMRKFSNFHIILRGKPVEQVSIADELKFIKTITYKPQVGMDGESVSVRITIGFAKEAPVLGIFGVNVYHKNRLIMPYWKVVQEGSSRGRCVVGIFEANFIEPAHDKQDFERTPLFIRLESKLRQIILEYWKYNCHLIGYQSIDITTEKRKLKESEKHSDRHASKVQLKVPTPIGVACSHLQPTGQTHAQSHDTMPISGEDDDDIEIIDVQDPSLIKKITEENIQLFMRREELQQTTNQLRRTVEELEHELAEVKKKCSQLAADLQIRGGKQHILGTNQS; encoded by the exons ATGCCGCCGACCGAATCTCCTGGCGACGATATGGTGGTCCTTGGGTCGCCAGCTGATGGCGGCGTCAATCGGGTACGTTCCTTAGTGGCCCCCGAGGGAGACGAAGCGCAGAAGGGGCGCCGCGTTCTCGAATGTCGCAACTTTTGGAGAGCAGGGGCGTATGAAGTACGCTCAGGAGTCTCGCCTTCTGCTCGGCATG CCGCGCAGGAGTCATCTGATTTTGATCGAGCGCGCGTGCATCCAAAATTTTTGCACACCAACGCTACTTCGCACAAGTGGGCTTTTGGTG CTATAGCTGAACTCCTCGATAATTCGGTTGATGAG ATTCAAAATGGTGCAACCTTTGTGAAGGTTGATAAGGTCAGCAACTCAAAAGATAACAGTCCTATGTTACTTTTTCAAG ATGATGGAGGGGGTATGGACCCTGAAGGTATACGACGATGCATGAGCCTTGGTTTTTCAACAAAGAGGTCAAAGACGACCATTGGCCAGT ATGGAAATGGCTTCAAAACGAGTACCATGAGATTAGGTGCTGATGCAATTGTATTTAGTCGTGCTAACCGCGGAGG CAATGTAACATTGTGCATTGGCCTGCTGTCGTATACATTCTTGAGAAGAACAATGAAAGATGACATTATTGTTCCCATG CTTGATTTCCACATAGTGAATGGTCAGAAAACACCAATAATCTTGAGTTCACAAGATGAATGGGATAGTAGCTTGAAAGCCATCCTTGATTGGTCCCCCTTTTCTTCAATGGAGGAACTTTTGCTACAG TTTGAAGATATGGGGCTGCATGGAACCAAAGTAGTGGTTTATAACTTGTGGATGAATGATGATGGACTCCTGGAATTGGactttgatgatgatgatcaG GATATATTACTGAGAGATCAAGCTTACAGTGGAGGCTTTACAAGAGCTAACAAAGAGGTTGTCCATTGCCATGTCTCTTCTAGGCTTAAATATTCTCTGCGG GCTTATGCTTCCATTCTCTATATGCGGAAATTCTCAAATTTTCATATTATCCTAAGAGGCAAACCCGTTGAGCAAGTTAGTATTGCAGATGAGTTGAAATTTATAAAAACAATTACATATAAACCCCAAGTGGGTATGGATGGAGAAAGt GTGTCTGTGAGGATTACAATTGGCTTTGCAAAGGAGGCTCCTGTTTTAGGAATTTTTGGTGTTAATGTGTACCATAAGAACCGTCTTATTATG CCATACTGGAAAGTTGTTCAGGAAGGTTCAAGCCGTGGGAGGTGTGTTGTTG GAATTTTTGAGGCCAACTTCATCGAACCTGCCCATGATAAGCAGGATTTTGAAAGGACACCCTTGTTCATTCGCCTAGAGTCAAAGCTTAGACAAATAATTCTTGAATATTG GAAATATAATTGTCATTTGATTggttatcaatcgattgatataactACAGAGAAACGAAAACTGAAGGAATCTGAGAAGCACTCTGACAGGCATGCATCAAAAGTACAACTCAAAGTGCCTACACCAATTGGAGTTGCAT GTTCACATTTACAACCCACTGGTCAGACACATGCTCAATCTCATGACACCATGCCCATATCAGGAGAG gATGATGACGATATCGAAATTATTGATGTCCAGGATCcaagtttgataaaaaaaatcactgAAGAGAATATACAGCTTTTCATGAG GCGCGAAGAACTACAGCAAACAACCAATCAGTTGAGGAGAACT GTCGAGGAATTGGAGCATGAACTAGCGGAAGTGAAAAAGAAGTGTTCTCAGCTTGCTGCTGATTTGCAGATCAGAGGGGGGAAGCAGCATATCCTAGGAACGAACCAATCTTAA
- the LOC122025342 gene encoding protein MICRORCHIDIA 1-like isoform X4, which produces MKYAQESRLLLAAQESSDFDRARVHPKFLHTNATSHKWAFGAIAELLDNSVDEIQNGATFVKVDKVSNSKDNSPMLLFQDDGGGMDPEGIRRCMSLGFSTKRSKTTIGQYGNGFKTSTMRLGADAIVFSRANRGGNVTLCIGLLSYTFLRRTMKDDIIVPMLDFHIVNGQKTPIILSSQDEWDSSLKAILDWSPFSSMEELLLQFEDMGLHGTKVVVYNLWMNDDGLLELDFDDDDQDILLRDQAYSGGFTRANKEVVHCHVSSRLKYSLRAYASILYMRKFSNFHIILRGKPVEQVSIADELKFIKTITYKPQVGMDGESVSVRITIGFAKEAPVLGIFGVNVYHKNRLIMPYWKVVQEGSSRGRCVVGIFEANFIEPAHDKQDFERTPLFIRLESKLRQIILEYWKYNCHLIGYQSIDITTEKRKLKESEKHSDRHASKVQLKVPTPIGVACTDGSHLQPTGQTHAQSHDTMPISGEDDDDIEIIDVQDPSLIKKITEENIQLFMRREELQQTTNQLRRTVEELEHELAEVKKKCSQLAADLQIRGGKQHILGTNQS; this is translated from the exons ATGAAGTACGCTCAGGAGTCTCGCCTTCTGCTCG CCGCGCAGGAGTCATCTGATTTTGATCGAGCGCGCGTGCATCCAAAATTTTTGCACACCAACGCTACTTCGCACAAGTGGGCTTTTGGTG CTATAGCTGAACTCCTCGATAATTCGGTTGATGAG ATTCAAAATGGTGCAACCTTTGTGAAGGTTGATAAGGTCAGCAACTCAAAAGATAACAGTCCTATGTTACTTTTTCAAG ATGATGGAGGGGGTATGGACCCTGAAGGTATACGACGATGCATGAGCCTTGGTTTTTCAACAAAGAGGTCAAAGACGACCATTGGCCAGT ATGGAAATGGCTTCAAAACGAGTACCATGAGATTAGGTGCTGATGCAATTGTATTTAGTCGTGCTAACCGCGGAGG CAATGTAACATTGTGCATTGGCCTGCTGTCGTATACATTCTTGAGAAGAACAATGAAAGATGACATTATTGTTCCCATG CTTGATTTCCACATAGTGAATGGTCAGAAAACACCAATAATCTTGAGTTCACAAGATGAATGGGATAGTAGCTTGAAAGCCATCCTTGATTGGTCCCCCTTTTCTTCAATGGAGGAACTTTTGCTACAG TTTGAAGATATGGGGCTGCATGGAACCAAAGTAGTGGTTTATAACTTGTGGATGAATGATGATGGACTCCTGGAATTGGactttgatgatgatgatcaG GATATATTACTGAGAGATCAAGCTTACAGTGGAGGCTTTACAAGAGCTAACAAAGAGGTTGTCCATTGCCATGTCTCTTCTAGGCTTAAATATTCTCTGCGG GCTTATGCTTCCATTCTCTATATGCGGAAATTCTCAAATTTTCATATTATCCTAAGAGGCAAACCCGTTGAGCAAGTTAGTATTGCAGATGAGTTGAAATTTATAAAAACAATTACATATAAACCCCAAGTGGGTATGGATGGAGAAAGt GTGTCTGTGAGGATTACAATTGGCTTTGCAAAGGAGGCTCCTGTTTTAGGAATTTTTGGTGTTAATGTGTACCATAAGAACCGTCTTATTATG CCATACTGGAAAGTTGTTCAGGAAGGTTCAAGCCGTGGGAGGTGTGTTGTTG GAATTTTTGAGGCCAACTTCATCGAACCTGCCCATGATAAGCAGGATTTTGAAAGGACACCCTTGTTCATTCGCCTAGAGTCAAAGCTTAGACAAATAATTCTTGAATATTG GAAATATAATTGTCATTTGATTggttatcaatcgattgatataactACAGAGAAACGAAAACTGAAGGAATCTGAGAAGCACTCTGACAGGCATGCATCAAAAGTACAACTCAAAGTGCCTACACCAATTGGAGTTGCATGTACTGACG GTTCACATTTACAACCCACTGGTCAGACACATGCTCAATCTCATGACACCATGCCCATATCAGGAGAG gATGATGACGATATCGAAATTATTGATGTCCAGGATCcaagtttgataaaaaaaatcactgAAGAGAATATACAGCTTTTCATGAG GCGCGAAGAACTACAGCAAACAACCAATCAGTTGAGGAGAACT GTCGAGGAATTGGAGCATGAACTAGCGGAAGTGAAAAAGAAGTGTTCTCAGCTTGCTGCTGATTTGCAGATCAGAGGGGGGAAGCAGCATATCCTAGGAACGAACCAATCTTAA
- the LOC122025342 gene encoding protein MICRORCHIDIA 2-like isoform X6 has translation MPPTESPGDDMVVLGSPADGGVNRVRSLVAPEGDEAQKGRRVLECRNFWRAGAYEVRSGVSPSARHAAQESSDFDRARVHPKFLHTNATSHKWAFGAIAELLDNSVDEIQNGATFVKVDKVSNSKDNSPMLLFQDDGGGMDPEGIRRCMSLGFSTKRSKTTIGQYGNGFKTSTMRLGADAIVFSRANRGGNVTLCIGLLSYTFLRRTMKDDIIVPMLDFHIVNGQKTPIILSSQDEWDSSLKAILDWSPFSSMEELLLQFEDMGLHGTKVVVYNLWMNDDGLLELDFDDDDQDILLRDQAYSGGFTRANKEVVHCHVSSRLKYSLRAYASILYMRKFSNFHIILRGKPVEQVSIADELKFIKTITYKPQVGMDGESVSVRITIGFAKEAPVLGIFGVNVYHKNRLIMPYWKVVQEGSSRGRCVVGIFEANFIEPAHDKQDFERTPLFIRLESKLRQIILEYWKYNCHLIGYQSIDITTEKRKLKESEKHSDRHASKVQLKVPTPIGVACSHLQPTGQTHAQSHDTMPISGEVGN, from the exons ATGCCGCCGACCGAATCTCCTGGCGACGATATGGTGGTCCTTGGGTCGCCAGCTGATGGCGGCGTCAATCGGGTACGTTCCTTAGTGGCCCCCGAGGGAGACGAAGCGCAGAAGGGGCGCCGCGTTCTCGAATGTCGCAACTTTTGGAGAGCAGGGGCGTATGAAGTACGCTCAGGAGTCTCGCCTTCTGCTCGGCATG CCGCGCAGGAGTCATCTGATTTTGATCGAGCGCGCGTGCATCCAAAATTTTTGCACACCAACGCTACTTCGCACAAGTGGGCTTTTGGTG CTATAGCTGAACTCCTCGATAATTCGGTTGATGAG ATTCAAAATGGTGCAACCTTTGTGAAGGTTGATAAGGTCAGCAACTCAAAAGATAACAGTCCTATGTTACTTTTTCAAG ATGATGGAGGGGGTATGGACCCTGAAGGTATACGACGATGCATGAGCCTTGGTTTTTCAACAAAGAGGTCAAAGACGACCATTGGCCAGT ATGGAAATGGCTTCAAAACGAGTACCATGAGATTAGGTGCTGATGCAATTGTATTTAGTCGTGCTAACCGCGGAGG CAATGTAACATTGTGCATTGGCCTGCTGTCGTATACATTCTTGAGAAGAACAATGAAAGATGACATTATTGTTCCCATG CTTGATTTCCACATAGTGAATGGTCAGAAAACACCAATAATCTTGAGTTCACAAGATGAATGGGATAGTAGCTTGAAAGCCATCCTTGATTGGTCCCCCTTTTCTTCAATGGAGGAACTTTTGCTACAG TTTGAAGATATGGGGCTGCATGGAACCAAAGTAGTGGTTTATAACTTGTGGATGAATGATGATGGACTCCTGGAATTGGactttgatgatgatgatcaG GATATATTACTGAGAGATCAAGCTTACAGTGGAGGCTTTACAAGAGCTAACAAAGAGGTTGTCCATTGCCATGTCTCTTCTAGGCTTAAATATTCTCTGCGG GCTTATGCTTCCATTCTCTATATGCGGAAATTCTCAAATTTTCATATTATCCTAAGAGGCAAACCCGTTGAGCAAGTTAGTATTGCAGATGAGTTGAAATTTATAAAAACAATTACATATAAACCCCAAGTGGGTATGGATGGAGAAAGt GTGTCTGTGAGGATTACAATTGGCTTTGCAAAGGAGGCTCCTGTTTTAGGAATTTTTGGTGTTAATGTGTACCATAAGAACCGTCTTATTATG CCATACTGGAAAGTTGTTCAGGAAGGTTCAAGCCGTGGGAGGTGTGTTGTTG GAATTTTTGAGGCCAACTTCATCGAACCTGCCCATGATAAGCAGGATTTTGAAAGGACACCCTTGTTCATTCGCCTAGAGTCAAAGCTTAGACAAATAATTCTTGAATATTG GAAATATAATTGTCATTTGATTggttatcaatcgattgatataactACAGAGAAACGAAAACTGAAGGAATCTGAGAAGCACTCTGACAGGCATGCATCAAAAGTACAACTCAAAGTGCCTACACCAATTGGAGTTGCAT GTTCACATTTACAACCCACTGGTCAGACACATGCTCAATCTCATGACACCATGCCCATATCAGGAGAG GTTGGCAATTAA